In a genomic window of Comamonadaceae bacterium OTU4NAUVB1:
- a CDS encoding MaoC family dehydratase N-terminal domain-containing protein, translated as MIDVHRLKAWHFDEVVQRYDADDVMRYALALGLGGDPTDARQLRFVSDAAAPPLALPTLAVVLGFPGSWMRDAATGIDFARIVHGEERVVWHRPLAPAGTVRARHRVTRVVDKGPGRGAVVTYDKTLHDAEDGDALLATVTHTTFARGDGGFATAQAPGDPAPPAPAPLPEGAPHAAVDIPTLPQQALLYRLCGDRNPLHADPATARAAGFERPILHGLCTWGMAGHALLAQCAGSDPTRLRSLSARFSAPVFPGETLRLELFHDGAEVRFRVRAPTRDRVVLDHGHAVFADPPKDRATLERSDNDEETT; from the coding sequence GTGATCGATGTCCATCGCCTGAAGGCCTGGCACTTCGACGAGGTGGTGCAGCGCTACGACGCCGACGACGTCATGCGCTATGCGCTCGCGCTCGGCCTGGGCGGCGACCCGACCGACGCGCGGCAGCTGCGCTTCGTCAGCGACGCGGCGGCGCCGCCGCTGGCACTGCCGACGCTGGCGGTGGTGCTGGGCTTTCCAGGCTCGTGGATGCGGGATGCGGCCACCGGCATCGACTTCGCGCGCATCGTGCACGGCGAGGAACGCGTCGTGTGGCACCGCCCGCTGGCCCCGGCCGGCACGGTGCGCGCGCGGCACCGCGTCACGCGCGTGGTCGACAAGGGACCGGGCCGCGGCGCCGTCGTCACCTACGACAAGACCCTGCACGACGCCGAGGACGGCGATGCGCTGCTGGCCACCGTGACGCACACCACCTTCGCGCGCGGCGACGGCGGCTTCGCGACGGCGCAGGCGCCGGGCGACCCCGCGCCGCCCGCGCCCGCGCCGCTGCCCGAGGGCGCGCCGCACGCCGCGGTCGACATCCCGACCCTGCCGCAGCAGGCGCTGCTCTACCGCCTGTGCGGCGACCGCAATCCGCTGCACGCCGACCCGGCCACGGCCCGCGCGGCGGGTTTCGAGCGGCCGATCCTGCACGGCCTGTGCACCTGGGGCATGGCGGGACACGCGCTGCTCGCGCAGTGCGCCGGCAGCGATCCGACGCGGCTGCGCAGCCTGTCGGCGCGTTTCTCGGCGCCGGTGTTCCCGGGCGAGACGCTGCGCCTGGAGCTGTTCCACGACGGCGCCGAGGTGCGTTTCCGCGTCCGCGCGCCGACGCGCGACCGGGTGGTGCTCGACCACGGCCATGCCGTGTTCGCGGACCCGCCGAAGGATCGAGCGACCCTGGAACGATCCGACAACGACGAGGAGACGACATGA
- a CDS encoding circularly permuted type 2 ATP-grasp protein: MHKFDEMYEQLPYAGAAIRSHYARYDQWLSRQPGELMRSRREEAELIFRRVGITFAVYGAKDEDGSGTERLIPFDLLPRIIPAHEWELMERGLVQRVTALNRFIHDVYHDQDIIRAGIVPAEQILNNAQFRPEMMGVTVPNNVYSNISGIDIVRAPDAQGNGEYYVLEDNLRVPSGVSYMLENRKMMMRLFPDLFSQNRIAPVAHYPDLLLETLRASAPPATAEPTVVVLTPGMYNSAYFEHAFLAQQMGIELVEGQDLFVKDDFVYMRTTRGPKRVDVIYRRVDDDFLDPEVFKPDSTLGCAGLMRAYRAGNVAISNAVGTGVADDKSIYPYVPKMIEFYLGEQPILKNVPTYMCRNKDDLQYTLDHMKDLVVKEVHGAGGYGMLIGPASTQAEIEDFKRAVIAKPDGYIAQPTLSLSTSPTFVEAGIAPRHIDLRPFVLTAKEVQMVPGGLTRVALKEGSLVVNSSQGGGTKDTWIIESDRRGARQAASEVAAAAVQAQKQTSA; the protein is encoded by the coding sequence ATGCACAAATTCGACGAGATGTACGAGCAGCTGCCCTATGCCGGCGCTGCGATCCGCAGCCATTACGCGCGCTACGACCAGTGGCTGTCGCGCCAGCCCGGCGAGCTCATGCGTTCCCGACGCGAGGAGGCCGAACTCATCTTCCGCCGCGTCGGCATCACCTTCGCGGTGTACGGCGCCAAGGACGAGGACGGCTCGGGCACCGAGCGGCTGATTCCCTTCGACCTGCTGCCGCGCATCATCCCGGCCCACGAGTGGGAGCTGATGGAGCGGGGCCTGGTGCAGCGCGTGACGGCGCTCAACCGCTTCATCCACGACGTCTACCACGACCAGGACATCATCAGGGCGGGCATCGTCCCGGCCGAGCAGATCCTGAACAACGCCCAGTTCCGCCCGGAGATGATGGGCGTCACGGTGCCCAACAACGTCTACTCGAACATCTCGGGCATCGACATCGTGCGCGCGCCCGACGCCCAGGGCAACGGCGAGTACTACGTGCTGGAGGACAACCTGCGCGTGCCCAGCGGCGTGAGCTACATGCTGGAGAACCGCAAGATGATGATGCGGCTGTTCCCCGACCTGTTCAGCCAGAACCGCATCGCGCCGGTCGCGCACTACCCCGATCTGCTGCTGGAGACGCTGCGCGCGAGCGCGCCGCCGGCCACCGCCGAGCCGACCGTCGTCGTGCTCACGCCGGGCATGTACAACAGCGCCTACTTCGAGCACGCCTTCCTCGCCCAGCAGATGGGCATCGAGCTGGTCGAGGGCCAGGACCTGTTCGTGAAGGACGACTTCGTCTACATGCGCACCACGCGCGGTCCGAAGCGCGTGGACGTCATCTACCGCCGCGTGGACGACGACTTCCTCGACCCGGAAGTCTTCAAGCCCGACTCCACGCTCGGCTGCGCCGGCCTCATGCGCGCCTACCGCGCGGGCAACGTCGCCATCTCCAACGCCGTGGGCACGGGCGTGGCCGACGACAAGTCGATCTACCCGTACGTGCCCAAGATGATCGAGTTCTACCTGGGCGAGCAGCCGATCCTGAAGAACGTGCCGACCTACATGTGCCGCAACAAGGACGACCTGCAGTACACGCTCGACCACATGAAGGACCTGGTGGTCAAGGAGGTGCACGGCGCCGGCGGCTACGGCATGCTGATCGGTCCGGCGTCGACCCAGGCCGAGATCGAGGACTTCAAGCGCGCCGTGATCGCCAAGCCCGATGGCTACATCGCGCAGCCCACGCTGAGCCTGTCGACTTCCCCGACGTTCGTCGAGGCGGGCATCGCGCCGCGCCACATCGACCTGCGGCCCTTCGTGCTGACCGCCAAGGAGGTGCAGATGGTGCCTGGCGGCCTCACGCGGGTGGCGCTCAAGGAGGGCTCGCTGGTGGTGAATTCGTCCCAGGGCGGGGGCACCAAGGACACCTGGATCATCGAGAGCGACCGTCGCGGCGCCCGGCAGGCGGCCAGCGAGGTCGCCGCGGCCGCCGTGCAGGCACAGAAACAAACATCGGCCTGA
- a CDS encoding alpha-E domain-containing protein, translated as MLSRTADHLYWMSRYTERAENTARMLDVNYQTSLLPQSAEVAKYGWQGVLSISELLPAYNKEHDQITPDEVIDFMVKDEDNPSSIISCLKGARENARAVRGALTTEAWETQNTTWLEVNRMLRNGALERDPAQFFEWVKFRSHLSRGVTLGTMLQDEAFYFSRLGTFLERADNTARLVDVKFHALNSEFFGTATEEDQEYDFYHWSAILRSVSAFETYRKVYRDVIKPERVAELLILRADMPRSLHHSLHEVVANLDQVSNDPGSETRRRAGKLLADLQYARVDEILATGLHAYLTQFLDRVNEVGARISQDFLMPAS; from the coding sequence ATGCTGTCACGCACCGCCGATCACCTCTACTGGATGTCGCGCTACACCGAGCGGGCCGAGAACACGGCCCGCATGCTCGACGTCAACTACCAGACCTCGCTGCTGCCGCAGTCCGCCGAGGTCGCCAAGTACGGCTGGCAGGGCGTACTGTCGATCAGCGAACTGCTGCCCGCCTACAACAAGGAACACGACCAGATCACGCCCGACGAGGTGATCGACTTCATGGTCAAGGACGAGGACAACCCGTCGTCGATCATCTCCTGCCTGAAGGGCGCGCGCGAGAACGCGCGCGCCGTGCGCGGCGCGCTCACCACCGAGGCCTGGGAGACGCAGAACACGACCTGGCTCGAAGTCAACCGCATGCTGCGCAACGGCGCCCTCGAGCGCGATCCGGCCCAGTTCTTCGAGTGGGTGAAGTTCCGCTCGCACCTCTCGCGCGGCGTCACGCTGGGCACCATGCTGCAGGACGAGGCGTTCTACTTCTCGCGCCTGGGCACGTTCCTGGAGCGCGCCGACAACACCGCGCGCCTGGTGGACGTGAAGTTCCACGCCCTCAACAGCGAGTTCTTCGGCACCGCCACCGAGGAGGACCAGGAGTACGACTTCTATCACTGGAGCGCGATCCTGCGCAGCGTCTCGGCCTTCGAGACCTACCGCAAGGTCTACCGCGACGTCATCAAGCCCGAGCGCGTGGCCGAACTCCTGATCCTGCGCGCGGACATGCCGCGCTCGCTGCACCACAGCCTGCACGAGGTGGTGGCCAACCTCGACCAGGTCTCCAACGACCCCGGCAGCGAGACGCGCCGCCGTGCCGGCAAGCTGCTGGCGGACCTGCAGTACGCCCGCGTCGACGAGATCCTGGCGACCGGGCTGCACGCCTACCTCACGCAGTTCCTCGACCGCGTCAACGAGGTCGGCGCGCGCATCAGCCAGGACTTCCTGATGCCGGCGAGCTGA
- a CDS encoding tripartite tricarboxylate transporter substrate binding protein encodes MTTRTHRDHAPASIPIPIPIPIPTLGRRTLLAGAAAALGALAAPGGAFAQAAFPGRAVRFVVPFPAGGPVDTTGRAVAQKLSEVWGVPAVVDNRAGAGGIVGAEIAARLPADGHHVFVCSIHHAVLPSLKPRLAYDIEKDFVPLSFGAMFPVVLVAHPGVPVKSVADVVALDRRAPGTLSFGSAGNGGGTHLAGELFNMQAGTRLLHVPYKGSAPAMSDLLGGQVQFMFSDAPTALPQIRAGKVRAIAVASARRSALLPDVPTVAESGLPGVSGYEAYSWAAFLAPAGTPAALAQRLGADIGKALDDPQVRQRLQDAGAEAMPTTPEAFAKMLHAEIAKWTKVVRTADIRVDG; translated from the coding sequence ATGACGACCAGGACCCACCGGGACCACGCGCCCGCTTCCATCCCCATCCCCATCCCCATTCCCATCCCCACCCTCGGGCGCCGGACCCTGCTGGCGGGCGCGGCCGCCGCGCTCGGCGCGCTGGCCGCGCCGGGTGGGGCCTTCGCGCAGGCCGCGTTCCCGGGCCGGGCGGTGCGCTTCGTCGTGCCGTTTCCCGCCGGCGGCCCGGTCGATACCACCGGCCGGGCGGTGGCGCAGAAGCTGTCGGAGGTCTGGGGCGTGCCGGCGGTGGTCGACAACCGCGCGGGTGCCGGCGGCATCGTCGGCGCCGAGATCGCGGCCCGGCTGCCGGCCGACGGCCACCACGTGTTCGTCTGCAGCATCCACCACGCGGTGCTGCCCAGCCTCAAGCCCCGGCTGGCCTACGACATCGAGAAGGACTTCGTGCCGCTGAGCTTCGGCGCGATGTTCCCGGTGGTGCTGGTGGCGCACCCGGGCGTGCCGGTGAAGTCGGTGGCCGACGTCGTCGCGCTCGACCGGCGCGCTCCGGGCACGCTGAGCTTCGGCTCCGCCGGCAACGGCGGCGGCACGCACCTGGCCGGCGAGCTGTTCAACATGCAGGCCGGCACCAGGCTGCTGCACGTGCCCTACAAGGGCAGCGCCCCGGCGATGAGCGACCTGCTCGGCGGCCAGGTGCAGTTCATGTTCAGCGACGCGCCGACCGCGCTGCCGCAGATCCGGGCCGGCAAGGTGCGGGCCATCGCGGTGGCCAGCGCGCGGCGCTCGGCGCTGCTGCCCGACGTGCCGACGGTCGCCGAGTCGGGCCTGCCGGGCGTGTCGGGCTACGAGGCGTACTCGTGGGCCGCCTTCCTGGCGCCGGCGGGCACGCCGGCGGCGCTGGCGCAACGCCTGGGCGCGGACATCGGCAAGGCGCTGGACGACCCGCAGGTGCGCCAGCGCCTGCAGGATGCCGGCGCCGAGGCCATGCCCACCACGCCCGAGGCCTTCGCGAAGATGCTGCACGCCGAGATCGCCAAGTGGACGAAGGTGGTGCGCACCGCCGACATCCGGGTCGACGGATGA
- a CDS encoding ATP-binding cassette domain-containing protein has product MTDAPRPDDPARPALDVHVRATLASGERRFALDTAFVSRAMRTALMGASGSGKSTVLMALAGLLPGVRGHVRIGAHTLLDSAAGIDLPARARGVGVVFQDYALFPHLTVAQNLEFGVRRLGHRIAEADRAHIDALVGQFGLATLRDARPGHLSGGQRQRVALARALAPRPHLLLLDEPLSALDAPLRTRLRAELAEMLERVRVPTLLVTHDPADVEALAQAVVRIDVGRVTPG; this is encoded by the coding sequence ATGACGGATGCCCCGCGCCCCGACGATCCGGCCCGCCCGGCGCTCGACGTCCACGTCCGCGCCACGCTGGCGTCGGGCGAGCGGCGCTTCGCGCTGGACACGGCCTTCGTGTCGCGGGCCATGCGCACGGCGTTGATGGGCGCGTCGGGCTCGGGCAAGTCGACCGTGCTGATGGCGCTCGCCGGTCTGCTGCCGGGCGTGCGCGGCCATGTGCGGATCGGTGCGCACACCCTGCTCGACAGCGCCGCGGGCATCGACCTGCCGGCGCGCGCGCGCGGCGTGGGCGTGGTGTTCCAGGACTACGCGCTGTTTCCCCACCTGACGGTGGCGCAGAACCTCGAGTTCGGCGTGCGGCGCCTCGGGCACCGGATCGCCGAGGCGGACCGGGCCCACATCGATGCGCTGGTCGGGCAGTTCGGTCTGGCCACGCTGCGCGACGCGCGGCCCGGGCACCTGTCGGGGGGCCAGCGCCAGCGCGTGGCCCTGGCGCGGGCGCTGGCGCCGCGCCCCCACCTGCTGCTGCTCGACGAGCCGCTGTCGGCGCTCGACGCGCCACTGCGCACGCGCCTGCGCGCCGAACTGGCCGAGATGCTGGAACGCGTGCGGGTGCCCACGCTGCTGGTCACGCACGACCCGGCCGACGTCGAGGCGCTGGCGCAGGCGGTGGTGCGCATCGACGTCGGGCGCGTGACGCCCGGCTGA
- the modB gene encoding molybdate ABC transporter permease subunit: MLTPLWLTLKVAVLATLLAGAAGIALGWWMSRRRFAGQSLADALLMLPMVLPPTVLGYYLIVLIGRNGVLGRHLQAWFGINLMFTWQGAVIAAAVVALPLIYKAARAAFEEVDGRFAQAARTLGAGELEIFLRIALPLAVRGIASGLMLAFARAMGEFGATLMIAGNLPGRTQTLSIAVYEAVQAGDDAQALWLTAVISAVCVTVLVASGRLLRARH; encoded by the coding sequence GTGCTCACCCCCCTCTGGCTCACGCTCAAGGTCGCCGTCCTCGCCACGCTGCTGGCGGGCGCGGCGGGCATCGCGCTGGGCTGGTGGATGTCGCGCCGGCGCTTCGCCGGCCAGTCCCTCGCCGACGCGCTGCTCATGCTGCCCATGGTGCTGCCGCCGACCGTGCTGGGCTACTACCTGATCGTGCTGATCGGGCGCAACGGCGTGCTCGGCCGGCACCTGCAGGCGTGGTTCGGCATCAACCTGATGTTCACGTGGCAGGGGGCGGTCATCGCCGCGGCGGTGGTGGCGCTGCCGCTGATCTACAAGGCCGCGCGCGCCGCCTTCGAGGAGGTCGACGGCCGCTTCGCGCAGGCCGCGCGCACGCTGGGCGCGGGCGAACTGGAGATCTTCCTGCGCATCGCCCTGCCACTGGCGGTGCGCGGCATCGCATCGGGCCTGATGCTCGCCTTCGCGCGCGCCATGGGCGAGTTCGGCGCCACGCTGATGATCGCGGGGAACCTGCCGGGCCGCACGCAGACGCTGTCGATCGCCGTCTACGAGGCCGTTCAGGCCGGCGACGACGCGCAGGCGCTGTGGCTCACGGCGGTGATCTCGGCGGTCTGCGTCACGGTGCTGGTGGCTTCCGGCCGCCTGCTGCGGGCGCGGCATTGA
- a CDS encoding enoyl-CoA hydratase family protein translates to MTAAPETAARLLARRDGAVLVLTISNPAACNAMHPSLYRTAVEVLRAAAGDRAVRAIVLTGEGDHFCGGGDVARLARQRALPPASQAAHLDALHDWVMAMHEAPQPVIAAVEGAAAGGGFSVCLGCDLIVAAEDARFVMSYVRLALTPDGGGSDSLARALPPQTALELLLDGGVCGAARLHALGVVNRVVPHGEALATAMAWARRLADGPFEAQADIKRLVHAARGRPRRAQLDAERDAFVRHLHGEACGAGLAAFLAGRRG, encoded by the coding sequence ATGACGGCGGCGCCGGAGACCGCCGCGCGCCTGCTCGCGCGCCGCGACGGCGCGGTGCTGGTGCTGACGATCAGCAACCCGGCGGCGTGCAACGCGATGCACCCGTCGCTCTACCGCACGGCCGTCGAGGTCCTGCGCGCGGCGGCCGGCGACCGCGCGGTGCGCGCCATCGTGCTCACGGGCGAGGGCGATCATTTCTGCGGCGGCGGCGACGTCGCGCGCCTGGCGCGGCAGCGCGCTCTGCCGCCCGCGTCGCAGGCCGCGCACCTCGACGCGCTGCACGACTGGGTGATGGCGATGCACGAGGCGCCGCAACCGGTGATCGCCGCCGTCGAGGGCGCGGCGGCCGGCGGCGGCTTCTCGGTCTGCCTGGGCTGCGACCTGATCGTCGCGGCCGAGGACGCGCGCTTCGTCATGTCCTATGTCCGGCTGGCGCTCACGCCCGACGGCGGCGGCTCCGACTCGCTGGCCCGCGCGCTGCCGCCGCAGACGGCGCTGGAACTGCTGCTCGACGGCGGCGTCTGCGGTGCCGCGCGGCTGCACGCGCTGGGCGTCGTCAACCGCGTGGTGCCCCACGGCGAGGCCCTCGCCACCGCCATGGCCTGGGCGCGGCGCCTGGCCGACGGTCCGTTCGAGGCGCAGGCCGACATCAAGCGGCTGGTGCATGCCGCGCGGGGCCGTCCGCGCCGCGCGCAGCTCGACGCCGAGCGCGACGCGTTCGTGCGCCACCTCCATGGCGAGGCCTGCGGCGCGGGCCTGGCGGCGTTCCTGGCGGGGCGGCGCGGCTGA
- a CDS encoding acetate--CoA ligase family protein, giving the protein MSDLLESALDPRSVAVIGASENIHKIGGRPIHYMQKHGFLGRIYPINPAREEVQGLCSHASLDDLPEVPDLAMVIVGGDKAVEAVAQCAARGVKSAVVVASGFGETGEAGRAVQRAMVETARAAGMRLYGPNTQGLANFGTGAIAGFSTMFVEVPPADGPVGIVSQSGGMCAMAYGLLRGRGLGVRHVHATGNEADITVADLAWAVAHDPDVRLLLLYLETIADPALLARTAAYARERDLPIIAVKAGRSASGQKAAASHTGSLANEDRTVDAFFRQHGIWRVRDPHAQALAAEAYLKGWRPEGRRLVIVSNSGASCVMGADASEDFALPLAELAPATRADVAARLPGFATAVNPIDITAALLSNSGLFGDVLPALARDPAADLFFVNIPVAGAGYDVEAFARDTAAFARDTGKPVVVAAWQESVAAPFRAQGIPTYANEHDALGTLAQLAAHTALMRRAVVPWPAGAAPALPPGSGRFLDEAQSLAVLADAGVPVVAHRLCRSADEAAEALAAVGAPAVVKACSRDVPHKSEHGLVALGVTTAAEARALFERQWATLAGLGAARDGVIVAAMRRGQREFMVGARVDPVFGPVVVVGDSGKYVEALQDVAVLLPPFAAADVTAALRTLRVAPLIEGVRGDPPLDVDALAALAVAVGRLVVDAGGAIASIDVNPVLVGARGEGAVALDALIERGG; this is encoded by the coding sequence ATGTCCGACCTGCTCGAATCCGCCCTCGACCCCCGGTCCGTCGCCGTCATCGGCGCCTCCGAGAACATCCACAAGATCGGCGGCCGGCCGATCCACTACATGCAGAAGCACGGCTTCCTCGGCCGCATCTACCCGATCAACCCGGCGCGCGAGGAAGTGCAGGGCCTGTGCAGCCATGCCTCGCTCGACGACCTGCCCGAGGTGCCCGATCTGGCGATGGTCATCGTCGGCGGCGACAAGGCGGTCGAGGCCGTCGCGCAGTGCGCGGCGCGGGGCGTGAAGTCGGCGGTGGTGGTGGCCTCGGGCTTCGGCGAGACCGGGGAGGCGGGGCGCGCGGTGCAGCGCGCCATGGTCGAGACCGCGCGCGCCGCCGGCATGCGGCTCTACGGCCCCAACACGCAGGGGCTCGCGAACTTCGGCACCGGCGCCATCGCCGGCTTCTCCACCATGTTCGTGGAAGTGCCGCCGGCCGACGGCCCGGTGGGCATCGTCAGCCAGAGCGGCGGCATGTGCGCCATGGCGTACGGCCTGCTGCGCGGGCGCGGCCTGGGCGTGCGCCACGTGCACGCGACCGGCAACGAGGCCGACATCACCGTCGCCGACCTGGCCTGGGCGGTGGCGCATGACCCGGACGTCAGGCTGCTGCTGCTCTACCTGGAGACCATCGCCGACCCGGCGCTGCTCGCGCGCACGGCCGCCTACGCCCGCGAGCGCGACCTGCCGATCATCGCGGTCAAGGCCGGGCGCTCGGCCAGCGGCCAGAAGGCGGCGGCGTCGCACACCGGCTCGCTGGCCAACGAGGACCGCACGGTCGACGCCTTCTTCCGCCAGCACGGCATCTGGCGGGTGCGCGACCCGCACGCGCAGGCGCTGGCGGCCGAGGCCTACCTCAAGGGCTGGCGGCCCGAGGGCCGGCGCCTGGTGATCGTCAGCAACTCCGGCGCGAGCTGCGTGATGGGCGCCGACGCCTCCGAGGACTTTGCGCTGCCGCTGGCCGAGCTGGCGCCCGCCACCCGCGCCGACGTGGCCGCCCGCCTGCCGGGCTTCGCGACGGCGGTCAATCCGATCGACATCACGGCGGCGCTGCTGTCCAACAGCGGCCTGTTCGGCGACGTGCTGCCGGCGCTGGCGCGCGACCCGGCGGCCGACCTGTTCTTCGTCAACATCCCCGTGGCCGGCGCCGGCTACGACGTCGAGGCCTTCGCGCGCGACACGGCGGCCTTCGCGCGCGACACCGGCAAGCCGGTCGTGGTCGCGGCCTGGCAGGAGTCCGTGGCCGCCCCGTTCAGGGCGCAGGGCATCCCGACCTACGCCAACGAGCACGACGCGCTGGGCACGCTGGCGCAGCTGGCCGCGCACACCGCGCTGATGCGCCGCGCCGTCGTGCCGTGGCCGGCCGGCGCCGCGCCCGCGCTGCCGCCGGGCTCCGGCCGCTTCCTCGACGAGGCGCAGAGCCTGGCGGTGCTGGCCGACGCCGGGGTGCCGGTGGTGGCGCACCGGCTGTGCCGCAGCGCCGACGAGGCCGCCGAGGCGCTGGCGGCGGTGGGCGCGCCGGCGGTCGTCAAGGCCTGCTCGCGCGACGTGCCGCACAAGTCCGAGCACGGGCTGGTGGCCCTGGGCGTGACCACGGCGGCCGAGGCCCGGGCGCTGTTCGAGCGCCAGTGGGCCACGCTGGCCGGGCTGGGTGCGGCCCGGGACGGCGTGATCGTGGCCGCGATGCGCCGGGGGCAGCGCGAGTTCATGGTCGGCGCGCGCGTCGATCCGGTGTTCGGCCCGGTCGTGGTGGTGGGCGACAGCGGCAAGTACGTGGAGGCCCTGCAGGACGTCGCCGTGCTGCTGCCGCCGTTCGCCGCCGCGGACGTGACGGCGGCGCTGCGCACGCTGCGCGTCGCGCCGCTCATCGAGGGCGTGCGGGGCGATCCGCCGCTCGACGTGGACGCGCTGGCCGCGCTGGCGGTGGCGGTCGGGCGCCTCGTGGTGGATGCCGGCGGCGCGATCGCCTCGATCGACGTCAACCCGGTGCTGGTCGGCGCCCGGGGCGAGGGCGCCGTGGCGCTGGACGCCCTGATCGAGCGGGGAGGCTGA